The following proteins are co-located in the Pyrobaculum calidifontis JCM 11548 genome:
- a CDS encoding thiamine pyrophosphate-binding protein codes for MNVAEAVVKCLEQLGVKRVYGLIGTSILDFVDALRDSKIRYISTRHEQVAVSMADAEGRITGRPGVAAVHAGPGFLNSLISVAAAYKDVSPLLLISGAVKRRLAGLDSWLEVPQRDIIRPLVKGVYRVDKPLEIGKVISEAYSLAASPPQGPVFVEVPEDVWNMSSQAEKCEVKIAPPPTVPKDFVDKVAELLSKSKRPLILAGGGVNNEEGRRLLLDVSERWKIPVAVTGNGRGAYPEDHPLFLGKVGFGGGNIVADRALVEADLVLAVGAGLSDTTTYGYNFVPRGDIVAVNLDPLAEKKPVPYTLYHYADAVDFLKKLAALDLKYEPSVEWFREIEEWKAAWNALLSEALSRSYKGFVNPSKFFHRLNKSLPRDFVMVGGQGMHLVYTFAFITVKAVRGYLAAFNLGAMGFAFPAALGAKVVAPERDVYAVLGDGEFMMTVQDLETAVREKIGVKIIVVNDNAYRVLYARQKAQKMGRIYGTLHTNPDFVKLAEAFGVEAMSISQDEEIEKAVNFITRPTDKPLLLELKIHPDDLPPMNIDGALRF; via the coding sequence ATGAACGTCGCTGAGGCAGTTGTCAAATGTCTTGAGCAATTGGGGGTAAAGCGCGTATACGGCCTAATTGGCACGTCGATTCTCGACTTTGTAGACGCCTTGAGAGACAGCAAAATTAGGTATATTTCAACGCGGCACGAACAAGTGGCCGTCTCCATGGCCGACGCAGAGGGCAGAATCACCGGCAGGCCCGGCGTTGCCGCAGTCCACGCGGGGCCTGGCTTTTTGAACTCGCTCATATCTGTGGCCGCCGCGTATAAAGACGTGTCGCCGCTGCTCCTCATCTCGGGGGCCGTCAAGAGGAGGCTGGCCGGCCTCGACTCTTGGCTCGAAGTCCCTCAGCGGGATATCATTAGGCCATTAGTCAAGGGCGTCTACAGAGTGGACAAGCCCTTGGAAATTGGGAAAGTGATCTCGGAGGCCTACTCTCTCGCAGCTTCGCCTCCCCAGGGTCCAGTGTTTGTAGAAGTACCAGAGGACGTGTGGAACATGTCTTCGCAGGCGGAGAAGTGCGAGGTCAAGATTGCACCGCCGCCGACCGTGCCCAAGGACTTCGTAGACAAAGTCGCCGAGCTCTTGTCTAAGTCTAAGAGGCCGTTGATCCTTGCGGGAGGCGGCGTGAATAACGAAGAGGGGAGGCGCCTCCTCTTGGATGTGTCTGAGAGGTGGAAGATACCAGTCGCTGTGACAGGCAACGGAAGAGGGGCCTATCCGGAGGACCACCCGCTGTTTTTAGGCAAAGTGGGATTCGGCGGCGGTAACATTGTGGCCGACAGGGCTTTGGTCGAGGCAGACTTAGTGCTGGCCGTGGGCGCAGGTCTGTCAGACACGACGACGTACGGCTACAACTTCGTGCCCAGGGGGGACATCGTCGCCGTAAATTTGGACCCCCTAGCCGAGAAGAAGCCCGTGCCATATACGCTATACCACTACGCAGATGCCGTCGACTTTTTGAAAAAACTAGCCGCACTGGACCTTAAATATGAGCCAAGCGTCGAGTGGTTTAGGGAAATAGAGGAGTGGAAGGCCGCGTGGAACGCCCTGCTCTCAGAGGCCCTCTCGAGGAGCTACAAGGGGTTTGTAAACCCCTCCAAGTTCTTCCACAGGTTAAACAAGTCCCTCCCCCGGGACTTCGTCATGGTGGGAGGACAGGGCATGCACCTCGTCTACACCTTCGCCTTTATCACAGTAAAAGCAGTGAGGGGGTACCTCGCCGCGTTTAACCTAGGCGCCATGGGGTTCGCCTTCCCCGCGGCCCTTGGGGCAAAGGTAGTGGCCCCTGAGAGAGACGTCTACGCAGTATTAGGCGATGGAGAGTTTATGATGACTGTACAGGACTTGGAGACCGCGGTTAGGGAGAAGATAGGCGTAAAAATCATAGTAGTAAACGACAACGCATATAGAGTCCTCTACGCAAGACAGAAGGCGCAGAAAATGGGCCGCATCTACGGAACTCTACATACAAACCCCGACTTTGTAAAACTCGCCGAGGCTTTTGGAGTCGAGGCCATGTCAATAAGCCAAGACGAGGAAATAGAAAAAGCCGTGAACTTTATTACAAGGCCAACGGACAAGCCCCTCCTATTAGAGCTGAAAATACACCCCGACGACCTCCCCCCAATGAACATAGACGGCGCCCTGAGATTCTAA
- a CDS encoding branched-chain amino acid ABC transporter permease, translated as MFLQIDVFIRETVAIAAIYAIYVLSLNLEVGYLGLPQFGKVMFLALGAFAVGGIATKVALLLYGGLIQSRLGINPLANLDAYCTAYQYQAADVIKGIFLSNPLEAVAFFLMALIIAAALAGVFGVVMSWPAIRLREDYLGILLLVSAETIRVITTYTPQLACGVFGAVVPDPFVWMGELRPWGYALVVVLLLVLTFFVAERLGNSPFGRALRAIRDAETAAAVFGKDIVRFRVRVLAVASALSGVAGALLAFYNNFVNMGQFVPLYTFYAWLMLIIGGSGNNVGALVGVGIYYAADRLLSLYKEGIRQVVNVDPVFFQYMVFGIVVILVLMFMPQGVVAERPVKTLKRRRLEELRREAA; from the coding sequence ATGTTTCTCCAAATTGATGTATTTATAAGAGAGACGGTCGCCATAGCGGCTATATACGCTATATACGTCCTCAGCCTCAACTTAGAGGTGGGGTACCTGGGCCTGCCGCAGTTTGGCAAAGTCATGTTCTTGGCGCTGGGGGCCTTCGCCGTTGGGGGAATTGCCACTAAGGTTGCGCTCCTCCTATACGGCGGCCTTATACAGAGCAGACTTGGGATAAACCCCCTGGCAAACCTCGACGCGTACTGCACCGCCTATCAGTACCAGGCGGCCGATGTGATAAAGGGGATCTTCCTCTCCAATCCCCTGGAGGCTGTGGCGTTCTTCCTTATGGCTCTCATCATAGCCGCCGCGTTGGCGGGGGTGTTCGGCGTAGTGATGAGTTGGCCGGCCATAAGGCTCCGCGAGGACTACCTAGGCATTCTCCTCTTGGTGAGCGCCGAGACTATTAGAGTAATAACCACCTACACCCCCCAGTTGGCCTGCGGGGTCTTCGGTGCCGTGGTGCCGGATCCCTTTGTGTGGATGGGGGAGCTCAGGCCCTGGGGGTACGCCCTCGTCGTCGTCTTGCTCCTCGTGTTGACCTTCTTCGTGGCGGAGAGGCTGGGCAACTCTCCCTTTGGCAGAGCGCTTAGGGCTATCCGCGACGCAGAGACGGCGGCTGCGGTATTTGGAAAAGACATAGTCCGCTTTAGGGTTAGAGTTTTGGCGGTCGCCTCGGCGCTCAGCGGCGTGGCCGGCGCCCTCCTGGCTTTCTACAACAACTTCGTAAACATGGGCCAGTTTGTCCCACTCTACACCTTCTACGCTTGGCTCATGTTGATCATTGGGGGCAGCGGCAACAACGTGGGCGCGCTAGTTGGGGTAGGCATATACTACGCCGCGGATAGGTTGTTGAGCTTGTACAAGGAGGGGATTAGGCAGGTGGTCAACGTGGACCCCGTCTTCTTCCAGTACATGGTCTTCGGCATAGTCGTCATCTTGGTGCTAATGTTTATGCCGCAGGGCGTCGTGGCGGAGCGGCCTGTGAAGACGCTGAAGCGGAGGAGGCTCGAGGAGCTCCGCAGAGAGGCGGCCTAA
- a CDS encoding formate--phosphoribosylaminoimidazolecarboxamide ligase yields the protein MSAALKRYDLDKLAVATVASHTALQILRGAKRYGFRTIAVAQRNADFYRQFSFIDEVWTADFSNFRHVAEKLVEKNALFIPHGSYVEYVGWRQALEAPVPTLGCRELLRWEADQYKKMELLAAAGIPTPRYYKRAEEAEGPVIVKLFGAKGGRGYFVAKNREELAKRIKAVEGDYIIQEYVFGVPAYYHYFASPVYNRVEIFGMDIRYETNVDGRTFGWVEPTFVVVGNLPLVLRESLLPVVHKYGVDFAKAVREKVSCELAGPYCLESIIRDDMTIVVFEFSGRIVAGTNVYMGVGSPYSVLYFDEPMDMGERIAHEIKEAAARGILEKLFT from the coding sequence ATGTCCGCCGCGCTGAAGAGGTACGACTTGGATAAGTTGGCCGTGGCCACGGTGGCCTCCCACACCGCGCTCCAAATCCTCAGGGGAGCCAAGAGGTACGGCTTTAGGACAATAGCCGTGGCACAGAGAAACGCCGACTTCTACCGCCAGTTCTCCTTCATCGACGAAGTGTGGACCGCCGACTTCTCCAACTTTAGGCACGTCGCTGAGAAGCTCGTGGAGAAAAACGCCTTGTTCATACCCCACGGCTCATACGTCGAGTACGTGGGGTGGAGACAGGCGCTGGAGGCCCCAGTGCCCACCCTAGGCTGTAGAGAGCTGTTGCGCTGGGAGGCCGACCAGTACAAGAAGATGGAGCTGCTGGCCGCCGCGGGGATACCCACGCCGAGGTACTACAAGAGGGCCGAAGAGGCCGAGGGCCCCGTAATAGTCAAACTCTTCGGCGCCAAGGGCGGCAGGGGGTACTTCGTGGCAAAGAACAGAGAGGAGTTGGCCAAAAGGATCAAGGCGGTGGAGGGCGACTACATAATTCAGGAATACGTCTTCGGCGTGCCCGCCTACTACCACTACTTCGCCTCGCCGGTGTACAACAGAGTGGAGATCTTCGGCATGGACATCAGATACGAGACCAATGTAGATGGGAGAACCTTCGGCTGGGTAGAGCCCACCTTCGTAGTGGTGGGGAATCTCCCGCTGGTGTTAAGGGAGTCTCTGCTCCCCGTGGTGCACAAGTACGGAGTCGACTTCGCCAAGGCAGTGAGAGAAAAGGTCAGCTGCGAGCTGGCGGGACCCTACTGTCTCGAGAGCATAATAAGAGACGACATGACCATCGTCGTCTTTGAATTCTCGGGGAGGATCGTGGCTGGGACAAACGTCTACATGGGCGTGGGCTCCCCCTACTCTGTCCTCTACTTCGACGAGCCCATGGACATGGGAGAGAGGATAGCCCACGAGATAAAAGAGGCCGCTGCGAGGGGCATATTGGAGAAACTTTTCACATAA
- a CDS encoding ABC transporter substrate-binding protein, with protein MASKAYIWVAIAVVIIAVIAAVLLMQQPTTPAPSPTTAPATKTTATPTATTPAQQVKVVKIGALTPLTGGLQSYGIGMKNAVELAVEDANQMCAGKGIKFELLVEDTATDPNQALQKLQVLYGKGARLIAGPMSSREVSAVKSFADQNHIIVVSPSSTSPLLAVADWVFRMVPTDFAQAKAIADLMQKLGIKRAAIIYRNDAWGVGLKDAIVSEAQKLGIQIVAVKGYDPDPKAFPQAMPTVVNEVSKAIGQPSPDAAVVFLTFEDDGVAAMSAAGGDPVLSKVRWIGTDGFAYSEALIKQVGQYMAAAKLLGTIAAPDPNDPNYQAFKQKYKAKYGRDPVAYDPYSYDAAMMLMKIVCELGTDDPDKVKATLEQWAKEGKYSGVTGKVYLDEYGDRAYPNYLIWGVVVEGGQPKYIDAGYYYGTDRKIVVYDQGKPLFQQ; from the coding sequence ATGGCGTCAAAAGCCTACATCTGGGTAGCAATCGCGGTGGTAATTATAGCCGTAATAGCCGCAGTGCTCCTAATGCAACAGCCTACTACACCAGCGCCCTCCCCCACGACGGCCCCAGCAACAAAAACCACCGCCACGCCCACAGCGACTACGCCTGCACAGCAGGTAAAAGTTGTCAAAATAGGCGCGTTGACGCCTTTGACTGGGGGGCTGCAGTCTTATGGCATTGGCATGAAGAATGCGGTGGAGCTGGCTGTAGAGGATGCTAATCAGATGTGCGCTGGTAAGGGCATTAAGTTTGAACTATTGGTAGAGGACACGGCGACTGACCCCAACCAGGCTTTGCAGAAGTTGCAGGTGTTGTACGGCAAGGGGGCTAGGCTAATCGCTGGCCCAATGTCTAGTAGAGAGGTAAGCGCGGTGAAGTCTTTCGCCGACCAAAACCACATAATCGTGGTTAGCCCATCCTCAACTTCCCCACTACTGGCGGTGGCCGACTGGGTGTTTAGAATGGTCCCCACCGACTTTGCCCAGGCCAAGGCCATAGCCGACTTGATGCAGAAGCTGGGCATTAAGAGGGCGGCCATTATCTATAGAAACGACGCGTGGGGCGTCGGGCTTAAAGACGCCATTGTCTCAGAGGCGCAGAAGTTGGGCATACAGATCGTCGCTGTAAAGGGCTATGACCCAGATCCCAAGGCTTTTCCACAGGCAATGCCCACAGTGGTGAACGAGGTGTCTAAGGCCATTGGCCAGCCTTCGCCAGACGCCGCGGTGGTCTTCCTCACTTTTGAAGACGACGGTGTGGCCGCCATGTCTGCCGCCGGCGGTGACCCCGTGTTGAGCAAAGTGAGGTGGATTGGGACCGACGGCTTTGCCTACAGCGAGGCTTTGATAAAGCAGGTGGGCCAGTACATGGCCGCCGCTAAGTTGCTTGGCACTATCGCCGCGCCGGACCCCAACGACCCCAACTACCAAGCCTTTAAACAGAAGTACAAGGCTAAGTACGGGAGAGACCCCGTGGCCTACGACCCCTACAGCTACGACGCCGCCATGATGCTCATGAAGATCGTATGCGAGCTCGGCACAGACGACCCAGACAAGGTGAAGGCCACACTAGAGCAGTGGGCCAAAGAGGGCAAGTACTCGGGAGTGACCGGGAAGGTGTACTTAGACGAATACGGCGACAGGGCCTACCCCAACTACCTCATATGGGGCGTAGTCGTTGAAGGCGGACAGCCAAAGTACATAGACGCGGGGTACTACTACGGCACAGATAGAAAGATCGTGGTCTACGACCAGGGCAAGCCCCTCTTCCAGCAGTAG
- a CDS encoding PD-(D/E)XK nuclease family protein: protein MELVEAVKKVLMENPSILVEVLVAKPEILYQALAKIAPWQLLATKEDIRRLEEKMATKEDVKRLEERVAALERRFDSEMRRLETTITALGARWGVLSEEAFREGVRRLLAEAGWAVEKVMLFDREGYVYGEPSEVEYDVVVKDGKTFLVEITSALKRSDLPTLRRKREYFEKAKGVKVDAVFVVTPFIHDRVPERVKAMAKDMGIEVVYPTDTLFASAL from the coding sequence GTGGAACTTGTGGAGGCGGTAAAGAAGGTGTTGATGGAGAACCCGTCGATACTAGTGGAGGTCCTAGTGGCAAAGCCGGAGATCTTGTACCAAGCCCTGGCAAAGATAGCTCCATGGCAGTTGTTAGCCACGAAAGAGGACATAAGAAGACTTGAGGAAAAGATGGCGACAAAAGAGGACGTAAAAAGGCTGGAGGAGAGAGTGGCGGCTTTGGAACGTAGATTTGATAGTGAGATGCGCCGCTTGGAGACGACTATTACTGCCCTAGGCGCCAGGTGGGGGGTTCTCAGCGAGGAGGCCTTTAGGGAGGGGGTGAGGAGGCTCTTGGCCGAGGCCGGCTGGGCGGTGGAGAAGGTGATGTTATTCGACAGAGAGGGGTACGTCTACGGGGAGCCCTCCGAGGTTGAGTACGACGTAGTCGTGAAAGACGGCAAGACGTTCCTCGTGGAGATAACCTCTGCCCTCAAGCGCAGCGACTTGCCCACGCTGCGGCGGAAGAGGGAGTACTTCGAAAAAGCCAAGGGGGTGAAAGTAGACGCCGTCTTTGTAGTGACGCCGTTTATACACGACAGGGTGCCAGAGAGAGTTAAGGCCATGGCAAAGGATATGGGGATAGAGGTGGTATACCCCACCGACACATTGTTTGCATCAGCCCTGTAA
- a CDS encoding aldo/keto reductase: protein MKCLKRVGCVPPMGVGTFGIGGDFWHRDDSRDYHWIQALRRAFELGLTLVDTSELYGRGHAEELVKYASSDIRDLYIVAKIQPTAPTPEEVFKRLAASAERLGRRVWLAMFHWVPVGASICDVVKALEAAVEKGLANHYGLSNVTAQQLRQALTCYKKTPPAAVENRYSLLHRRDEVDIFPIVEKEGMLYIAYSPLERGALALDPFLAEIGKRYGKTAAQVALNWYTRWPHVVPVPKAADIKHVEENAGALGWALTEKDWELINTHYYAYRFEVAPQRDKT, encoded by the coding sequence GTGAAGTGCCTCAAGAGGGTGGGCTGCGTGCCCCCCATGGGGGTGGGGACTTTTGGAATAGGCGGAGACTTCTGGCACAGAGACGACTCGCGGGACTACCACTGGATACAAGCGCTCCGCAGAGCCTTTGAGCTCGGCCTAACCCTGGTAGACACCTCTGAGCTCTACGGCAGAGGACACGCCGAGGAGCTTGTAAAATATGCCTCCTCAGACATAAGAGACTTGTACATAGTGGCCAAAATCCAGCCCACGGCCCCCACCCCAGAGGAGGTCTTCAAACGCCTCGCCGCCTCCGCCGAGAGGCTGGGCAGGAGGGTGTGGCTGGCGATGTTCCACTGGGTCCCAGTAGGCGCGTCCATATGCGACGTGGTAAAGGCGCTGGAAGCCGCCGTTGAGAAAGGCCTAGCCAACCACTACGGCTTGAGCAATGTGACAGCCCAACAACTCCGCCAAGCCCTCACCTGCTACAAGAAGACGCCCCCCGCCGCCGTGGAGAACAGGTACAGCCTACTCCACAGACGCGACGAGGTAGACATATTCCCCATAGTGGAGAAGGAGGGGATGCTCTACATCGCCTACTCGCCACTCGAAAGAGGCGCCCTAGCCCTAGACCCCTTCCTAGCCGAAATAGGGAAACGGTACGGAAAAACCGCCGCCCAAGTGGCCCTCAACTGGTACACGAGGTGGCCCCACGTGGTCCCAGTCCCCAAAGCCGCCGACATTAAACACGTAGAGGAAAACGCAGGCGCGCTGGGGTGGGCACTCACAGAAAAAGACTGGGAGCTCATAAACACACACTACTACGCCTACAGATTCGAAGTAGCTCCCCAGCGAGACAAAACTTAA
- a CDS encoding branched-chain amino acid ABC transporter permease produces MDLFIDYPTLARAIIFSNIYALLGLGLNLTYITTKIPSFAHGDLATVGAYVSYFTIVFLLGGAAASVYLSLPLVVLMSGAVAVATYIAVFRPMIRRGASITALMIASFGVHFVLFSAVAIAADYVQNTYKVLTRNVLLANYEFVWPGTDFLTSSLINTSLAVAAVSALLYFILYRTRYGVVMRASIDNIYLAKAVGINVEAVFAIAWFLIGAVTGLAGVYMAMFFPMTEELGWLRLALVFVASVVGGLSNIFGGLLGGYVVGLSTVLGAAYILAPLNVPIEFQLIIPFSIVIVILLFMPQGLVSLLTKRGR; encoded by the coding sequence ATGGACTTGTTCATAGACTACCCAACTCTTGCAAGGGCTATAATATTTTCAAACATATACGCATTGCTAGGCCTTGGGCTAAACCTCACTTACATCACTACTAAGATACCGTCTTTTGCCCACGGCGACTTGGCCACAGTGGGGGCCTACGTGAGCTATTTCACCATCGTCTTCCTTCTCGGTGGTGCTGCCGCAAGCGTCTACCTCTCTCTCCCTCTAGTAGTGCTGATGAGCGGGGCCGTCGCCGTGGCTACCTACATCGCGGTTTTTAGGCCAATGATTCGGAGGGGGGCTAGCATAACTGCGCTCATGATCGCCTCCTTCGGCGTCCACTTTGTCCTCTTCTCTGCGGTGGCCATAGCGGCGGATTATGTGCAAAATACGTACAAGGTGTTGACTAGGAACGTCTTGCTTGCAAATTACGAATTTGTGTGGCCTGGCACCGACTTCTTGACCTCCTCTCTCATAAACACGTCGCTGGCGGTGGCCGCGGTGTCGGCTCTGCTCTACTTCATTCTCTACAGAACTAGGTACGGAGTGGTCATGAGGGCCAGCATAGACAACATCTACTTGGCCAAGGCTGTGGGGATAAACGTGGAGGCCGTCTTTGCCATTGCGTGGTTCTTAATAGGCGCCGTGACCGGCCTCGCGGGGGTGTACATGGCCATGTTCTTCCCCATGACTGAGGAGCTGGGCTGGCTGAGGCTCGCCCTTGTCTTCGTCGCATCTGTGGTGGGCGGTCTCTCCAACATATTCGGCGGCCTCTTAGGCGGATACGTGGTGGGACTTAGCACAGTGCTAGGCGCAGCATATATCCTGGCCCCCCTCAACGTGCCCATAGAGTTTCAGTTGATCATACCCTTCTCCATCGTCATTGTCATTCTGCTATTCATGCCTCAGGGACTTGTCTCACTCTTAACCAAGCGGGGGAGGTGA
- a CDS encoding ABC transporter ATP-binding protein: protein MSFILTAEGVVKQFGAFRALDGVDIAVERGKVTLIIGPNGSGKTTFVNVVTGVYKPEAGRVLFYKDGRAVDITGWPPHKVFEAGIVRTFQIPQIFLKLTVLENLLVVARGQRGEGVLPALTRNWVKQEEELAKRAFKILKAVRLEDKWDSPAYLLSAGELKLLELARALMAGAELIILDEPIAGVPIDQAHEVFKTVKEINQTGTTFLVIEHRIDIAFKYVDYVYAMASGRVISKGTPEQVANDPKVKEVYIGG from the coding sequence ATGTCTTTTATACTTACGGCTGAGGGCGTTGTAAAACAGTTCGGCGCATTCCGCGCCCTAGACGGAGTGGACATAGCCGTGGAGAGGGGAAAGGTGACCTTGATAATCGGCCCAAACGGCTCTGGGAAAACCACCTTTGTAAACGTGGTGACCGGGGTCTACAAGCCCGAGGCGGGCCGCGTCCTGTTCTACAAAGACGGGCGTGCCGTGGACATCACAGGCTGGCCTCCGCACAAGGTCTTCGAAGCGGGCATTGTGAGGACGTTTCAAATACCGCAGATCTTCCTAAAGCTGACAGTACTCGAAAACCTCTTAGTGGTGGCCAGGGGGCAGAGGGGCGAGGGCGTCCTCCCCGCGCTCACGAGAAACTGGGTCAAGCAGGAGGAGGAGCTGGCGAAGAGGGCTTTTAAAATCCTCAAAGCCGTCAGGCTGGAGGACAAGTGGGACTCCCCGGCGTACCTCCTCTCAGCGGGGGAGCTGAAGCTCCTGGAACTGGCCAGGGCCCTGATGGCGGGCGCAGAGCTGATAATCCTCGACGAGCCCATCGCCGGCGTCCCCATCGACCAGGCCCACGAGGTCTTTAAAACTGTGAAAGAAATAAACCAGACGGGGACCACATTCCTCGTCATCGAGCACAGAATCGACATCGCCTTTAAGTACGTGGACTACGTATACGCCATGGCAAGCGGGAGAGTAATATCAAAGGGGACCCCAGAGCAAGTGGCCAACGACCCAAAGGTGAAAGAGGTGTACATAGGGGGCTAA
- the rpl7ae gene encoding 50S ribosomal protein L7Ae: MAVTIDPKTFYANPLPGKPFYVRFEVPSDVAEKALEILSIARQTGKIKKGTNETTKAVERGLAKLVLIAEDVDPPEVVAHLPLLCEEKKVPYVYVPSKEKLGKAAGINVAAAAAVVIEAGQAAGELEALVNKINEIRAKHGLNAIPVRR; the protein is encoded by the coding sequence ATGGCGGTGACGATTGACCCAAAGACGTTCTACGCCAACCCTCTGCCGGGGAAGCCGTTCTACGTCAGATTCGAGGTGCCGAGCGACGTGGCTGAGAAGGCGCTGGAGATACTTTCAATTGCGAGGCAGACGGGGAAGATCAAAAAGGGGACTAACGAGACTACTAAAGCCGTGGAGCGCGGCCTTGCGAAACTTGTGTTAATTGCCGAGGACGTGGACCCCCCCGAGGTTGTTGCCCACCTCCCGCTTCTCTGCGAGGAGAAGAAGGTGCCCTACGTCTATGTGCCGTCTAAGGAGAAGTTGGGAAAGGCGGCTGGGATAAACGTGGCCGCCGCGGCCGCGGTGGTAATTGAGGCAGGCCAAGCTGCAGGAGAGCTGGAGGCGCTGGTAAACAAGATCAACGAGATTAGGGCAAAACACGGGCTAAACGCCATCCCGGTCAGACGCTAA
- a CDS encoding 2-hydroxyacid dehydrogenase yields the protein MAKYKIVVLSPAPEALLKMWATPIAQKYGIAIDEVEVVTFFEPNYEEIGRHVADADVVVGDYTFRIKIDASLCEKMSKVRLIQQPSTGYDHIDVEACARRGIPVANIGGANAISVAEHTIMLALMLLKRAVYAHRRLLEGQWTQGELMNVIGEVFGKTWGVLGMGRIGREVAVRAMALGAKVIYYDVVRNEEMEKRGAEYRPFNRLLAESDILSIHVPLTPATRKMIGERELRLMKPTAVVINVSRGEIVDEEALAKAVREGWIAGAGVDVFSVEPPPPDHPLIQAAREGYNVVVTPHIAGATNEARMRIINVSLENVFKVLAGLKPDNVVNMP from the coding sequence ATGGCTAAGTATAAGATCGTTGTTTTATCTCCAGCGCCTGAGGCTTTGCTTAAAATGTGGGCAACCCCCATTGCCCAGAAGTACGGCATCGCCATCGACGAGGTGGAAGTTGTGACATTTTTTGAGCCAAATTACGAGGAGATTGGGCGACATGTGGCAGATGCAGACGTCGTGGTGGGGGACTACACCTTTAGAATTAAGATAGATGCCTCGCTCTGTGAGAAGATGTCTAAGGTTAGGCTTATTCAACAGCCAAGCACCGGCTACGACCACATCGACGTAGAGGCTTGCGCGAGGCGGGGCATCCCCGTGGCCAACATAGGTGGGGCTAACGCCATTTCTGTGGCTGAGCACACAATAATGCTGGCTCTCATGTTGTTAAAACGCGCCGTGTATGCCCATAGGAGGCTTTTAGAAGGCCAGTGGACGCAAGGGGAGCTCATGAACGTTATCGGCGAAGTGTTTGGAAAAACGTGGGGCGTGTTGGGCATGGGGAGGATTGGCCGCGAGGTGGCGGTCAGAGCTATGGCGCTAGGCGCCAAGGTAATATACTACGACGTGGTGAGAAACGAAGAGATGGAGAAGAGGGGCGCAGAATATAGGCCTTTTAACAGGCTATTGGCCGAGAGCGACATCCTCAGCATCCATGTGCCTCTGACCCCAGCTACTAGGAAGATGATCGGCGAGAGGGAGCTAAGGCTTATGAAGCCCACCGCCGTGGTTATAAATGTTTCAAGAGGCGAGATAGTGGACGAGGAGGCTCTCGCCAAGGCAGTTAGAGAGGGCTGGATTGCGGGGGCTGGAGTAGACGTGTTTTCAGTGGAGCCGCCTCCGCCTGATCACCCGCTTATTCAAGCCGCCAGAGAGGGGTACAACGTCGTAGTGACGCCGCACATCGCCGGCGCCACAAACGAGGCTAGAATGCGCATAATAAACGTGAGCCTTGAAAACGTGTTTAAAGTGCTCGCCGGCCTTAAGCCTGACAACGTTGTTAATATGCCATGA